Proteins from one Desulfonema limicola genomic window:
- a CDS encoding ArdC-like ssDNA-binding domain-containing protein yields the protein MNDNVKATLNSILDRFENGDIPEVVSYAMFPIADIPSAQWSLLNRTLMMISGTADGRGFKQWKKAERYVKKGSKAFYILVPYIKKTEDNGQEKEKLMGFMVKPVFRMEDTDGKDLEYNTVKLPDLPFMERAMEWGISVKAIPGNYRYYGYYAPSKKVIALATLEEKTFFHELSHVAHEKVKGGLCCGQNPLEEIVAELSAQTLCRIVGKQDKDTLGNSYRYIKSYADKLNISPYRACLRVISDTEKVLNLILKGEEVEFKKVA from the coding sequence ATGAACGATAACGTCAAAGCTACCCTTAACAGTATATTGGACAGATTTGAAAACGGTGACATTCCAGAGGTTGTTTCTTATGCTATGTTCCCCATAGCCGATATTCCTAGCGCACAGTGGTCTTTGCTTAATAGAACACTGATGATGATTTCAGGGACAGCAGACGGTAGGGGCTTTAAGCAATGGAAGAAAGCAGAAAGATATGTAAAGAAAGGTTCCAAAGCTTTTTATATTCTTGTGCCCTATATCAAAAAGACAGAGGATAATGGTCAGGAGAAAGAAAAGCTTATGGGCTTTATGGTTAAACCTGTTTTTCGTATGGAAGATACTGATGGAAAAGACCTTGAATATAATACTGTTAAACTCCCAGATTTGCCGTTTATGGAACGTGCTATGGAATGGGGTATATCGGTTAAGGCTATTCCTGGAAACTACCGTTATTACGGCTATTATGCCCCTTCAAAGAAAGTGATAGCCCTTGCTACACTTGAGGAAAAAACTTTCTTCCACGAATTAAGTCACGTTGCCCACGAAAAAGTAAAAGGCGGGTTGTGTTGCGGTCAAAATCCTTTGGAGGAAATAGTGGCTGAATTATCTGCTCAGACGCTTTGTAGAATAGTTGGGAAGCAGGATAAAGATACACTTGGTAACTCATACCGTTACATCAAAAGCTATGCTGATAAACTTAACATCAGCCCTTACCGAGCCTGCCTGAGAGTAATAAGTGATACTGAAAAAGTTCTAAACCTTATTCTCAAAGGCGAGGAAGTGGAATTTAAAAAAGTTGCCTAA
- a CDS encoding SIR2 family protein, with amino-acid sequence MVSASKFNYHDVINQITCRIQTPNNAGTGVIIYTAKTDIYYILTAKHVLFKKNQQQAIEALGDISINIKYKKEFHEISRECIEQVYCTNDDVALLVLRNLNTEIPGIPKIKLSVTKFTHLPCFFRGYPQSDKNNEGININVKFSENYVVTTPTPLSTHDSDPLYNCKGFSGSGLFCTVKNQAYLIGIITDLKEPFQRFKIYNFSFVNGMLKDNGLPEIEMVDSCSLEEDVVKDNIQSRIQTIKSPIPKNLIENIKEGRVVLFLTRSIMMDAIHPQKHQYPSVDDIRDIIVEKFLSDEFKNYDIDEVIDLAISESELFAVQELISSQYDKFKPLDYHKTISKYVWHAIATTSIDLVFERAYDSEKDKLQTLVVFKKNGERVEQKLKESNSVQFLKLHGCITAINDHEIPLILTSNQYQNSQSGRSRLFNRLKEMAYEYPFLILSKFINDPDVKTAIQIISSIVSTRPMSYIVSENKTDAEVRLLSNKKITHIHLHPKQFLTKLDETFPSTFRVLATLKHDDDFPASKHFKMGALSPSNSLKIFLECDVQYVHSNLKAEDVDARAFYRGYFNDFGAIVSNLDVRRRVNDDIISEIFLTSETEKNEQIEFCVIKGHAGSGKSVLLKRIAWDVATEFDQICLIVNNSMSSDYEPLAELFRLCGKRIFLFVDPIREYTELIQDFIVKARKDQILLTIVGAERFSTWNSYCEELEAHVTQTYEMGYLSEKEIYELISLLGRHNSQGYLKKLKIEEQFERLKLKAGRQLLVALHEATFGKPFTDIIFDEYNAIPDMRAKSLYLTVSIFHRLDVPVRSGLISRVHGIRFTEFEEKLFRPLEFIVFASYDSTIRDNVYRTRHPHIADLVFERVLANQQERFDEYVRILNAIDIDYSSDYKTFTGLMNAKQVMDIFDLTKADQLYQMAKERVGKHPMLLQQEAIFQMKGPGNYDRAQELLEKAHKLVPYNKKVAHSLSVLAQKRAINASNDLERKKYRSEARTIATELTRDNDINSYPYHTLIQVEIDEFKELIEIADDPTIQRKMVMIEKKINQALQKFPEDDHLLNSEADFNTLLERNVSALKSIERAFTSNKSNPYVALRLAKMYRSNQDIDKAMKTIKTSLEYTHKNKELHYYLAMLLKEIDTASKADIKYHLINSFTKGDANYQAQFWYARFLYIEGERTEALKYFQNLKNSNVDRRVIRKTRGVVKTPDNVNEIFSGFISKIETSYGFILRDKYQDSVFTHREYCISDDNFTSEDSWKNLQRKMRVKFELCFNYQGPVAINIRPEN; translated from the coding sequence ATGGTATCAGCATCAAAATTTAATTATCACGACGTAATAAATCAAATAACTTGCCGAATACAGACTCCAAATAATGCAGGTACAGGTGTTATAATCTACACTGCTAAAACGGATATTTACTACATTCTCACTGCAAAACATGTTCTTTTTAAAAAAAATCAACAGCAAGCTATCGAAGCTCTTGGTGATATTTCAATAAATATAAAATATAAAAAAGAATTTCATGAGATTTCCAGAGAATGTATTGAACAAGTTTATTGCACTAATGATGATGTCGCGTTGCTTGTTTTGAGAAATTTGAATACAGAAATACCTGGAATACCCAAAATAAAACTTTCGGTTACAAAATTTACACATCTACCTTGTTTCTTTAGAGGCTATCCTCAATCAGATAAAAACAATGAAGGCATAAATATTAATGTTAAATTCTCAGAAAATTATGTTGTTACAACTCCAACACCTCTATCTACACATGATAGTGACCCTTTATATAATTGCAAGGGGTTTTCTGGAAGCGGTTTATTTTGTACCGTAAAAAACCAAGCATATCTCATAGGCATAATTACTGATCTTAAAGAACCATTTCAGAGATTTAAAATCTACAATTTTTCATTTGTAAATGGAATGCTGAAAGATAATGGTTTACCTGAAATAGAAATGGTAGATTCATGTTCCCTTGAGGAAGATGTTGTAAAGGATAATATACAATCCAGAATACAAACAATAAAATCACCTATTCCTAAAAACCTCATAGAGAATATAAAAGAAGGAAGAGTCGTATTATTCTTAACCCGTAGTATTATGATGGATGCTATACATCCGCAGAAACATCAATATCCATCAGTTGATGATATTAGAGATATAATTGTTGAAAAATTCCTAAGTGACGAATTCAAGAACTATGATATTGATGAAGTGATAGATTTAGCAATATCAGAGAGTGAGCTTTTCGCAGTTCAAGAACTCATTAGTTCACAATATGATAAATTCAAACCATTAGATTATCACAAAACGATATCTAAATATGTTTGGCATGCCATTGCAACGACAAGCATAGATCTCGTATTTGAGAGAGCTTATGATTCTGAAAAAGATAAACTTCAGACACTTGTTGTTTTTAAAAAAAATGGAGAACGAGTAGAACAAAAATTAAAAGAATCAAATTCAGTGCAATTTCTTAAACTTCATGGTTGCATTACTGCTATAAATGATCATGAAATACCGTTGATACTTACATCTAATCAATACCAGAATAGTCAAAGCGGTAGAAGTCGCTTATTTAATAGATTAAAAGAAATGGCTTATGAATATCCTTTTCTAATTCTTAGTAAATTTATCAATGACCCAGATGTTAAGACTGCAATTCAAATTATTTCTAGCATAGTCAGTACCAGACCAATGTCATATATTGTCTCAGAGAATAAAACAGATGCAGAGGTAAGGTTGCTGTCGAATAAAAAAATTACTCATATTCATTTACATCCAAAACAATTTTTAACTAAGTTAGATGAAACTTTTCCTTCTACTTTTAGAGTGTTAGCAACTTTGAAACATGATGATGATTTTCCTGCATCAAAGCATTTTAAGATGGGTGCACTATCACCAAGTAACAGCCTTAAGATTTTTCTGGAATGTGATGTCCAATATGTACACTCAAATTTAAAAGCGGAAGATGTTGATGCAAGGGCATTTTATAGAGGTTATTTTAATGATTTTGGAGCAATAGTTAGCAATTTAGATGTTCGACGTAGAGTCAATGATGATATAATATCAGAAATATTTCTGACATCTGAGACAGAAAAAAATGAACAAATTGAATTTTGTGTAATAAAAGGGCATGCAGGTTCAGGAAAGAGTGTATTACTAAAAAGAATCGCATGGGATGTGGCCACCGAATTTGACCAAATTTGTTTAATAGTCAATAATTCTATGTCCTCAGATTATGAGCCTTTAGCAGAACTTTTTAGATTATGTGGTAAAAGAATATTCTTATTTGTAGATCCAATAAGAGAGTATACAGAACTTATTCAAGACTTTATAGTTAAAGCAAGAAAAGACCAAATTTTATTAACAATTGTTGGGGCGGAAAGATTCAGCACTTGGAATTCTTATTGTGAAGAACTTGAAGCACATGTTACTCAAACATATGAAATGGGATATTTAAGTGAAAAAGAGATTTATGAATTAATTTCTTTATTAGGAAGACATAACTCTCAAGGATATTTAAAAAAATTAAAAATTGAAGAACAATTTGAACGGCTTAAATTAAAAGCAGGACGCCAGTTATTAGTAGCACTACATGAAGCAACATTTGGTAAACCATTTACAGATATTATATTCGACGAGTATAATGCTATCCCAGATATGCGGGCAAAATCATTATATTTAACAGTCAGCATTTTTCATCGCTTAGATGTACCTGTAAGATCAGGTCTGATTTCAAGAGTACATGGTATAAGATTTACAGAGTTTGAAGAAAAACTTTTTCGGCCTTTGGAATTCATTGTTTTCGCTTCATACGATAGTACAATACGTGATAATGTTTATCGTACTCGCCACCCTCATATTGCTGATCTAGTATTTGAACGTGTTTTAGCCAATCAACAAGAACGATTTGATGAATATGTCAGGATACTAAATGCAATTGATATAGATTATAGTTCTGACTACAAAACATTTACAGGATTAATGAATGCAAAACAGGTAATGGATATATTTGATTTAACTAAGGCAGATCAACTATATCAAATGGCAAAAGAACGGGTTGGGAAACATCCAATGCTTTTACAACAAGAAGCTATATTTCAAATGAAAGGGCCTGGGAATTACGATAGGGCACAAGAATTACTTGAAAAAGCACATAAACTTGTACCTTATAACAAAAAAGTTGCGCACTCGTTATCTGTACTCGCACAGAAGCGAGCAATAAATGCAAGCAACGATCTCGAAAGAAAAAAATATAGGTCTGAGGCACGAACAATTGCAACAGAGTTAACTCGTGATAATGATATCAATTCCTATCCATACCATACTCTCATTCAAGTTGAAATTGATGAATTTAAAGAATTAATTGAAATAGCAGATGATCCAACGATTCAACGGAAAATGGTAATGATTGAAAAAAAAATCAATCAAGCTCTTCAGAAATTCCCCGAGGATGATCATTTGCTCAATTCTGAAGCTGATTTTAACACATTATTGGAACGAAATGTTAGCGCTTTAAAATCAATAGAACGTGCTTTTACTAGTAATAAAAGTAATCCGTATGTAGCGCTTCGTCTTGCAAAGATGTACAGATCAAATCAAGACATTGATAAAGCCATGAAAACTATTAAAACTTCCCTAGAATATACACATAAAAATAAGGAACTTCATTATTACCTTGCCATGTTATTAAAAGAAATAGATACAGCTTCAAAAGCTGATATAAAATATCATTTGATAAATTCTTTTACAAAAGGTGATGCAAATTATCAAGCGCAGTTCTGGTATGCACGATTTTTATATATAGAAGGGGAGCGTACCGAAGCTTTGAAATATTTTCAAAATCTTAAAAATAGCAATGTTGATAGAAGGGTAATTAGGAAGACTCGAGGTGTTGTCAAAACACCAGATAATGTAAATGAGATCTTTTCCGGTTTCATTTCTAAGATAGAAACATCCTATGGTTTTATTTTACGAGATAAATACCAAGATAGTGTTTTTACTCATCGTGAATATTGCATTTCTGATGATAATTTCACTTCTGAGGATAGTTGGAAAAACTTGCAAAGAAAAATGAGGGTCAAATTTGAGCTATGCTTCAATTATCAAGGCCCAGTTGCAATTAATATTAGACCAGAGAATTAA
- a CDS encoding DEAD/DEAH box helicase, producing MLTLKNYQENTLDKLRAYFRLTNQYQNADTAFYEITRQHYGQGIPYHPVKDLNGLPYICLRLPTGGGKTILACHTINIAQTDLLHADTAVILWLVPSNTIREQTLNALKDYQHPYRQALDATLGSVSVLDISEALHVKRSTLDTDTTIIVSSIQAFRVDDTEGRKVYEPNGSLMEHFKHLPDEILSKTDRYKNGRPKETLANVLCLRSPIVIMDEAHNARTSLSFEMLTRFNPSCIIEFTATPDIRNNPSNVLYTVSASELYNEDMIKMPIHLTTRTDWKEILTDAIQWRKELETIAREEQLQTGEYIRPVMLIQAQPQSKNQETITFETVKKCLMNDFKIPEEQIAISTGQTDDLKDIDIEMSECDFRYIITVQKLREGWDCPFAYILCSLATMKSPTAVEQITGRILRMPGAKRKTNDKLNSAYAFAVSSNFGLVLNSMSDALVQNGFEKQEAKDLIIPQPIPQPTLFDDDPLFSNNTTVHIPDIKTETIETLPEDLKKKIDIDEKKSTLTFKGSMSLNEKETLEKKLPSPEAKKAIEKIYKKNNPIAKKESGTPSERGISFKIPYLVLKQGELFEVYEEQHFLDYEWKLSECDAELTKAEYSAERSKGERGKIEITKDGKITTEYLSYIQDKFAYTYNKTDWNEAQLIQWLDKNIPHPDISPDDSNLFLIKLITNLIQKNITIFQLVQDKYNLRNAIEKKIAGHRKNAYKKAHQSLLFGNDSKATVIPEKCFSFKADPYAYPYNRLYDGTYKFKKHYYPKVGAFGSGEETECAIFLDTLPEVDFWVRNLERNPAQGFWFQTSSDKFYPDFVCRLKNGRNFVVEYKGADRYTNEDSTEKRILGELWEEKSNGTCMFIMPKGKDFEAIKGKVSSL from the coding sequence ATGCTGACACTTAAAAATTATCAGGAAAATACACTGGACAAGCTACGAGCATACTTTCGCCTTACAAACCAATATCAAAATGCTGATACTGCTTTTTATGAAATAACCCGCCAGCATTATGGACAGGGTATTCCATATCATCCTGTAAAAGATTTAAACGGATTGCCCTATATATGTCTGCGACTTCCAACCGGTGGCGGAAAAACAATCTTAGCCTGTCATACAATCAACATTGCCCAGACCGACCTTTTACACGCTGACACGGCTGTTATATTATGGCTTGTGCCCTCAAACACCATACGAGAACAAACCTTAAACGCATTAAAAGATTATCAGCACCCATACAGGCAGGCACTTGATGCAACACTCGGCTCAGTATCGGTTCTTGATATATCCGAAGCCCTTCACGTTAAACGGTCAACCCTTGATACAGATACAACTATAATAGTATCAAGCATACAGGCTTTCAGGGTAGATGATACAGAAGGACGCAAGGTTTACGAACCTAACGGCTCTTTAATGGAACACTTTAAACATCTTCCTGATGAAATTCTTTCTAAAACAGACCGTTATAAAAACGGCAGACCAAAAGAGACTTTAGCCAATGTCCTTTGTCTGCGCTCTCCAATTGTCATTATGGATGAAGCTCACAATGCCCGCACAAGTCTTTCTTTTGAAATGCTTACCCGTTTTAATCCGTCCTGTATTATAGAATTTACCGCTACACCGGATATAAGAAATAATCCCAGCAATGTGCTTTATACCGTATCTGCATCTGAATTGTATAATGAAGATATGATTAAAATGCCGATTCATCTGACAACAAGAACTGACTGGAAAGAAATACTGACAGATGCAATTCAATGGCGCAAGGAACTTGAGACAATCGCAAGAGAAGAACAATTACAAACTGGTGAATATATTCGACCTGTTATGCTTATCCAGGCTCAACCTCAAAGTAAAAATCAGGAAACCATTACTTTTGAAACTGTTAAAAAATGTTTGATGAATGACTTCAAAATTCCAGAAGAACAGATAGCCATATCAACAGGTCAGACAGATGATTTAAAAGATATTGATATTGAAATGTCCGAATGTGATTTTCGTTATATTATCACGGTTCAAAAATTGCGAGAAGGTTGGGATTGTCCCTTTGCTTATATCCTGTGTTCTCTTGCCACAATGAAATCGCCCACAGCAGTAGAGCAGATAACAGGCAGAATATTAAGAATGCCCGGTGCTAAACGTAAAACTAATGATAAACTGAATTCAGCTTATGCTTTTGCGGTATCATCTAATTTCGGTCTTGTGCTGAATTCAATGAGTGATGCTCTGGTGCAAAACGGTTTTGAAAAACAGGAAGCAAAAGACCTTATTATTCCCCAGCCAATACCTCAACCAACGCTTTTTGACGATGACCCTCTGTTTTCAAACAATACAACCGTTCATATCCCGGACATCAAAACTGAAACAATTGAGACTTTACCGGAAGACCTGAAAAAGAAAATAGATATTGATGAGAAAAAAAGTACTCTTACATTTAAAGGGTCTATGAGTCTTAATGAAAAGGAGACTTTGGAAAAAAAATTACCTTCTCCTGAAGCAAAAAAAGCAATTGAAAAAATTTATAAAAAAAATAATCCAATTGCAAAGAAAGAATCAGGAACACCTTCTGAGCGTGGCATATCTTTTAAAATCCCCTATCTTGTCTTAAAGCAGGGAGAGCTTTTTGAAGTTTATGAAGAACAGCATTTTCTTGATTATGAATGGAAACTCTCAGAATGCGATGCAGAATTGACAAAAGCAGAATATTCCGCAGAAAGAAGCAAAGGTGAACGCGGAAAGATAGAAATAACAAAAGATGGTAAAATTACAACAGAATATCTCAGTTATATCCAGGACAAATTTGCTTATACATATAATAAAACAGACTGGAATGAAGCTCAATTAATTCAATGGCTGGACAAAAATATCCCTCACCCTGATATATCTCCTGATGATTCAAATCTCTTTTTAATAAAACTGATAACAAATCTTATCCAAAAAAATATTACAATATTTCAATTAGTTCAGGATAAATATAATTTACGCAATGCCATTGAAAAAAAAATTGCTGGACACAGAAAGAACGCATATAAAAAAGCTCATCAATCCTTACTTTTTGGTAACGATTCAAAAGCAACAGTAATACCGGAAAAATGTTTTTCCTTTAAGGCAGACCCTTATGCTTATCCTTACAATAGGCTTTATGACGGAACTTATAAATTTAAAAAGCATTATTATCCAAAGGTTGGTGCATTTGGTTCAGGTGAAGAAACAGAATGTGCAATATTTTTAGATACACTGCCGGAAGTAGATTTTTGGGTTCGTAACCTTGAACGTAACCCTGCTCAAGGGTTCTGGTTCCAGACATCTTCGGATAAATTTTATCCTGATTTTGTATGCAGGTTAAAAAACGGCAGGAATTTTGTTGTAGAATATAAAGGTGCTGACAGATACACCAATGAAGATTCAACAGAAAAGAGAATTTTAGGTGAATTATGGGAAGAAAAAAGCAATGGAACTTGTATGTTTATTATGCCAAAAGGAAAGGATTTTGAAGCAATTAAAGGCAAGGTATCCAGTCTATAA
- a CDS encoding type II toxin-antitoxin system VapC family toxin, producing MLLLDTNIVSFIFKGDTRINDYKPYLKDQRLAISFMTVAELFQWAMVRKWGSRRIKKMETAMKSYLVLPFDIEVCRLWGEVRAECQSAGRPISPQDAWIGATALQHDLPLVTHNPSDFEAVEDLEIITTLSR from the coding sequence ATGCTATTGCTTGATACCAATATTGTTTCTTTTATCTTCAAAGGGGATACCCGTATCAATGATTATAAGCCGTATTTAAAAGACCAGAGGCTTGCCATATCATTTATGACTGTTGCTGAACTGTTTCAATGGGCTATGGTTCGTAAATGGGGAAGCAGACGGATAAAGAAGATGGAAACAGCAATGAAAAGCTATCTGGTTTTGCCGTTTGATATTGAGGTATGCCGTTTATGGGGTGAAGTAAGGGCTGAGTGTCAAAGTGCCGGTCGTCCTATTTCTCCGCAGGATGCGTGGATAGGAGCAACTGCCTTACAGCACGATTTACCATTGGTAACACACAACCCTTCTGATTTTGAAGCTGTGGAAGACCTTGAGATTATTACAACTCTTAGCAGGTAA
- a CDS encoding site-specific DNA-methyltransferase: protein MPTLDWIGKDAVVEQHKEVPFRLLKEKPELSVGELDSGNMLIQGDNLEALKALLPHYKGKVKCIYIDPPYNTGNENWVYNDNVNSPQIQEWLGKVVGRDDLSRHDKWLCMMYPRLNLLKQFLTEDGSLWVSIDDKEVHNLRSVLNEIFGEKNFIASVIWQKVYSPKNSAKHFSEDHDYVIVYAKNAEIWRPNLVKRSNKQDKAYKNPDNDPRGSWKTSDLSARNPYSKGTYSITCPSGRIIKHPPKGAYWRFSKEKFNEFDADGRIWWGKNDNSIPQIKRFLSEVKQGIVPQTFWSYQEVGHTQEAKKELVAICDFEDSASVFITPKPTRLIKRILEIATDKDSLVLDSFAGTGSTAQAVLEINKQDEGKRNVILIEMEPDISRTTTKQRLQRVIEGYSIQKLKGKIEDIKGVGGGFSYYELGETIFDANGQIKESIKYNDLARFVFFSETNTPLPADSKTDSPLLGIRDNLGIYLLFNGILRDKSPGGGNALTRAVLKSLPLHNGPKVIYGTSCRLSQNSLRQEQITFKQIPYQIRIN from the coding sequence ATGCCAACGCTTGACTGGATAGGTAAAGATGCGGTTGTGGAACAGCATAAAGAGGTTCCGTTCCGTTTGTTAAAAGAAAAACCTGAGCTATCTGTGGGTGAACTGGATAGCGGTAATATGTTGATACAGGGGGATAATCTGGAAGCCCTGAAAGCTTTGCTACCTCATTACAAAGGTAAGGTAAAGTGTATTTATATTGACCCGCCGTATAATACTGGTAATGAAAATTGGGTTTATAACGATAATGTAAACAGTCCACAAATTCAGGAATGGTTAGGAAAAGTTGTTGGCAGGGATGATTTAAGTCGGCACGATAAATGGTTATGTATGATGTATCCTAGGCTGAACCTTCTGAAACAATTTTTAACGGAAGATGGCAGTTTGTGGGTAAGTATTGATGATAAAGAAGTTCATAATCTCCGGTCAGTTCTCAATGAAATATTTGGAGAAAAAAATTTTATTGCCTCTGTAATCTGGCAAAAAGTGTATTCACCAAAAAATTCAGCAAAGCATTTTTCAGAAGACCATGACTATGTTATTGTATATGCAAAGAATGCTGAAATTTGGCGACCAAATCTTGTGAAACGAAGTAACAAGCAGGACAAAGCCTATAAAAATCCAGATAATGACCCAAGAGGTTCTTGGAAAACAAGTGATTTATCAGCAAGAAATCCATACAGCAAAGGAACTTATTCTATTACCTGTCCTTCAGGGCGTATTATAAAACATCCACCGAAAGGAGCTTATTGGAGATTTTCTAAAGAAAAATTTAATGAATTTGATGCTGATGGAAGAATTTGGTGGGGCAAAAATGATAATTCAATCCCGCAAATCAAACGTTTTCTTTCCGAAGTAAAACAAGGAATTGTGCCACAAACATTTTGGAGCTATCAGGAAGTAGGTCACACTCAGGAAGCAAAAAAAGAACTTGTTGCCATCTGTGATTTTGAAGATTCTGCATCCGTGTTTATTACTCCGAAACCCACACGTCTTATAAAAAGAATATTAGAAATTGCCACAGATAAAGATTCACTAGTGCTTGATTCTTTTGCAGGAACAGGTTCAACCGCTCAGGCTGTTTTGGAAATAAATAAACAGGATGAAGGGAAACGTAATGTTATCCTTATTGAAATGGAACCTGATATTAGTAGAACTACTACAAAACAAAGATTGCAAAGAGTGATTGAAGGCTACTCAATACAAAAACTAAAAGGAAAAATTGAAGATATTAAGGGAGTTGGAGGTGGATTCAGCTATTATGAACTTGGCGAAACCATTTTTGATGCCAATGGACAGATAAAAGAAAGCATTAAGTATAATGACCTTGCTCGTTTTGTTTTCTTTTCTGAAACCAATACACCTTTACCTGCTGATTCAAAAACAGATTCGCCATTACTTGGAATCCGTGACAACCTGGGGATATATCTTCTATTCAACGGGATTTTACGCGATAAATCACCGGGAGGAGGAAATGCTTTGACAAGAGCAGTGCTGAAATCTCTGCCCCTTCATAACGGCCCCAAAGTCATTTACGGAACGAGTTGCCGTTTAAGTCAAAATTCTTTAAGGCAGGAACAGATTACATTTAAACAGATTCCCTATCAGATACGGATAAATTAA
- a CDS encoding antirestriction protein ArdA — protein sequence MATNTPKIYVACLSSYNSGILHGEWIDANQDADDIMEEIQEMLKNSPQYGEDWAIHDFENFYEIRISEYEDIETVSKIAQNIEAHGEAYASYISDMDGDIEDDIEKFEEAYRGEYKNKKDFAYQLMHDCYTIPEFLESYIDYEGYARDLFICDYSYSSSENRKIFVFMRM from the coding sequence ATGGCTACTAATACACCCAAAATATATGTTGCTTGTCTTTCTTCATACAATAGCGGTATCCTTCATGGTGAATGGATTGATGCTAATCAAGATGCAGATGATATTATGGAAGAAATACAGGAAATGCTGAAAAATTCACCACAATATGGGGAAGACTGGGCTATCCACGACTTTGAAAATTTTTATGAAATCAGAATATCAGAATATGAAGATATTGAAACAGTATCAAAGATAGCTCAGAATATTGAGGCGCATGGAGAAGCTTATGCTTCATATATTTCAGATATGGATGGAGATATTGAGGATGATATAGAAAAATTTGAGGAAGCATATCGAGGCGAGTATAAAAATAAAAAAGATTTTGCTTACCAGTTAATGCACGATTGCTATACCATTCCAGAATTTCTTGAGAGTTATATTGATTATGAAGGCTATGCAAGGGATTTGTTTATTTGTGATTATTCTTATTCCAGCTCAGAGAATAGAAAGATTTTTGTGTTTATGAGAATGTAA